A single Vigna radiata var. radiata cultivar VC1973A chromosome 8, Vradiata_ver6, whole genome shotgun sequence DNA region contains:
- the LOC106770223 gene encoding uncharacterized protein LOC106770223: MNLSGLSNNVVKFNGLNYADWSEQIQFQLGVLDLDMAIMMDEMPAAITETSTSDEKSLYEAWHRSNRLSLNLMHMSMAENVKPSMPKTENAKEFMKMIKEYSQSDITDKSIVGTLMSKLTTKKFDWSQPIHEHVTGMANIAARLKSMXMEVNESFLVQFIMNSLPPEFG, translated from the coding sequence ATGAATTTATCAGGTTTGAGCAACAATGTGGTCAAGTTTAATGGGCTAAATTATGCCGATTGGTCAGAACAAATCCAGTTCCAACTGGGTGTTCTAGACTTGGATATGGCTATTATGATGGATGAAATGCCCGCAGCCATTACAGAGACCAGTACAAGTGATGAAAAGTCTCTTTATGAGGCTTGGCATAGGTCTAACAGGCTGTCATTAAACTTGATGCACATGTCTATGGCAGAGAACGTAAAGCCTTCCATGCCCAAAACGGAAAACGCAAAGGAATTCATGAAAATGATCAAGGAGTACTCACAATCAGACATAACTGACAAGTCTATTGTGGGAACCCTTATGAGTAAGCTGACTACCAAAAAGTTTGATTGGTCACAACCCATACATGAACATGTAACAGGAATGGCTAATATAGCAGCAAGATTGAAGTCAATGNGAATGGAGGTGAATGAGTCTTTTCTAGTACAGTTCATCATGAACTCTCTTCCTCCTGAATTTGGCTAG